TTTCTAATAAAGTAAGATTAATTTTTGAAGAATTTTTACAAGATTATATGCAAAGGGTAGAGAAAGACACTGTCGACAATTACATGAAATACTATAGAACTGCAACAATGCATGATATATATGAAATTAAAGAGATGGTTAAAGATGTGGTCAGAATTGGAATATGTTTCAATAACTATAAAGTAGCAATTCAAGGTAAGGAAACCAAGGAAGAAAAGACTTTATTAACTCTAGCTAATACTTGGCTAGGAAAAATACACAAGGACATATTAGGAGGTTAAATTGAAAGAATTGGAAATAAGAGAGTTAATTAAAAAAGAGGTTAAGACAGCCGTAGAATATGAAATGAAAGATATTCAGCACTTAAAAATAGAAGACAGTAAAGTTCTTTTAAAAAATTATCCTAGTTATAAAAGAAGGGTGGAAAAGATTAAATTCGACATTGATTATATTGGTAGTCCTGAATATGTTCCTATAAATTTCAAAGAAGAAGGAATTAATGTTCAAGGAACCAAAGAATATAAAAGTGAATTAGAAAAAAAAGAGGAAAAGATAGAAAAACTAAAGAAAGAATTGAAAGATTATACTGATGTAATAAACAAGATAGAAAGAGCGTTAAATATTCTTAAAAAGAATGAGTATTATATGATACTAGAGTTGAAATATTTCAATAACTTAAATTTGGATGTCGTGCTAGAAACTATGCATATTAGTTATGGTAGTTACAAAAGACACCATAATAAACTGATTAAAGAGTTTAAAAGTTTGATTTCTTTATAAAAAGTGATACGCTAAATGATACGATAGTGTATATGAAAGTATGCTATAATATAAAGTGTAAAAGCATAGATGAATAAATTTAATGTTTTTTTCATACTGTTTTCCTTTCGTTAAATAGGTGTCATTTAAGTGGCACCTATATTTAATTTAGGAGGTGGAAATGCTGTATAAGACATGTGCTAAATGTAAGAAGAAACTAAAATTAAAAGAAACATGTTTATGTAATAAGAGTAGACATAAGATTTATGATAAATTTAATAGAAATAAAGATGCTAAAGAATTCTATCATTCTAAAGAGTGGATAAAAGTTAGGAAGATGGTGTTAGAAAGATTCAATTACTTAGATGTATACGAATTGAATACGACTGGAAGGATAGTTCCTGCGGAGATAGTTCATCATATTGTTCCTTTAGAGGAGTCGAAGAAACGTTCGCTTGATGTTGACAATCTTATTCCAGTGTCGACTGCTAATCATAACAGAATACATCGAATTTATGATAAGAGCGGAAATGATAAAAAAGCTTTACAAATTAAACTGAAAAAATGGGTAGGGGGTAGGTGAAAAAGTTTCACGAAAATGCCCTCGAGACCGCGTCGATTCTTTTCTGTGGAGAAATTCCGAAAACTCATGTGAAACGTATTGAAACTAATTTGAAGGTATGTTATAATTAAAAAAAGGAAATTCGAGAGAGTTAGGTGAAAAAAATGATTGGAATATTAATTCTTTGTTTTATATGTATGGTTTTATATACTACATTGCCTTATAT
This is a stretch of genomic DNA from Streptobacillus canis. It encodes these proteins:
- a CDS encoding endonuclease, which gives rise to MLYKTCAKCKKKLKLKETCLCNKSRHKIYDKFNRNKDAKEFYHSKEWIKVRKMVLERFNYLDVYELNTTGRIVPAEIVHHIVPLEESKKRSLDVDNLIPVSTANHNRIHRIYDKSGNDKKALQIKLKKWVGGR